One window of Acipenser ruthenus chromosome 17, fAciRut3.2 maternal haplotype, whole genome shotgun sequence genomic DNA carries:
- the LOC117423530 gene encoding activated CDC42 kinase 1-like isoform X6 encodes MQSDEGTDWLLELLIEVQLQQYFLRIRDDLNVTRLSHFDYVKNEDMEKIGMGRPGQRRLWEAVKRRRALCKRKSWMSKPLSRAPQVFSGKRPDSEFQPQPATTFRKVCTPPPQESQQALTCLISEKDLVLFEKLGDGSFGVVKRGEWSTPTGNVMNVAVKCLKTDVLNQPDTLDDFIQEVNAMHSLDHQNLIRLCGVVLTHPMKMVTELAPLGSMLDRLRKNQGHFLISTLCQYAIQIANGMAYLESKRFIHRDLAARNILLASNELVKIGDFGLMRALPKNDDHYVMQEHRKVPFAWCAPESLKTRTFSHASDTWMFGVTLWEMCTYGQEPWLGLNGSQILHKIDKEGERLSKPEDCPQDIYNVMLQCWAQKPDDRPTFVALREFLVETMPTDMRALQDFEEPDKLLIQMNDVITIIEGRAENYWWRGQNKRTLKVGQFPRNTVTSVAGLSAQDISRPLKNSFIHTGHGDTNPQRCWGFPEKIDDLYLGNPMDPPDVLGMDTNAARPTQLPGRAKKEPPPRPPQPAILVKKPCYDPVTEEEDFTPTGLKKLSLKKQGPAKGLKLVKPAARVTGTKIMDRQCFGSKPAWPQTNEVSLIDFGEEIPPTNPSPVVEIQIPTLAKLALEADSILDKTPPQSPTRVLPRPLHPTPVVDWDSKPLPPPPAYDDVAQDEEDIEVSSINSSEPVLLDGKSKYGTVNLQKLKEKGETSFGYVQETDSGGKPKLEDNLFLPCKQSRQTNFSVSAEIFEELQHECMKRLNVPVVSPQPSSPSPTNLELRKQIVLSFSEEKPQIPPRIPIPPRPIKWNDYGRWSGDLSPSSGGEEDKPPQIPPRDPLSQPNSRTPSPMSLHVGSPQQRSSLCSTVSFGSYLSTSPGKQMPTTQSFASDPKYATPKVIQAQGKDCTKGPCILPIVKDGKKVSNTHYYLLPERPPYLDKYEKFFKETENPEDGSAKRSTTTATVRPMVQVSDLKANFSSNNSNLGAKTTIKTTYSLQKITFDGSVGKAEGARSTDKIRLVQETVHGVTMEECQTALQNHCWNVQKAVQYLKVEQLFCLGLKTRAECLKILETYDWNLELASSQLLDSYSTLRQRR; translated from the exons ATGCAGTCAGATGAGGGTACAGACTGGCTCCTGGAACTTCTGATAGAGGTGCAGCTTCAGCAGTACTTCCTGCGTATCCGCGATGACCTCAACGTCACCCGTCTCTCTCACTTCGACTACGTCAAGAATGAGGACATGGAAAAAATCGGCATGGGGCGACCTG GGCAGAGGCGGCTGTGGGAGGCAGTCAAAAGAAGGAGAGCACTGTGCAAACGCAAGTCCTGGATGAGCAAG CCTCTGTCTCGCGCTCCTCAGGTGTTCAGCGGGAAGCGTCCTGACTCAGAGTTCCAGCCTCAACCAGCCACCACCTTCCGCAAGGTGTGCACCCCACCCCCCCAGGAGAGTCAGCAGGCTCTCACCTGCCTGATCAGCGAGAAGGACCTGGTGCTCTTCGAGAAGCTGGGGGACGGCTCCTTCGGGGTCGTCAAGCGCGGCGAGTGGTCCACGCCCACGGGGAACGTG ATGAATGTTGCTGTAAAATGCTTGAAAACTGATGTCCTCAACCAGCCAGACACCTTGGATGACTTCATCCAGGAAGTGAATGCCATGCACTCCCTCGACCACCAGAACCTGATCCGGCTGTGTGGTGTGGTTCTCACACACCCCATGAAAATG GTAACTGAACTGGCACCTTTGGGCTCAATGCTGGACCGTTTGAGAAAGAACCAGGGACATTTCTTAATATCAACGCTGTGCCAGTATGCCATCCAGATCGCCAACGGCATGGCTTACCTGGAGTCAAAGCGGTTCATCCACCGAGACTTGGCAGCTAGGAATATCCTACTAGCCTCCAATGAACTGGTAAAGATAGGTGACTTCGGACTCATGAGGGCACTGCCCAAGAATGATGATCACTACGTCATGCAGGAACACCGCAAGGTCCCCTTTGCATG GTGTGCCCCGGAGAGCCTAAAGACCCGCACCTTTTCACACGCCAGTGACACCTGGATGTTTGGTGTGACACTGTGGGAGATGTGTACATATGGACAGGAGCCCTGGCTAGGACTCAATGGCAGCCAG ATTCTCCATAAGATCGACAAGGAGGGAGAGAGACTATCCAAACCCGAGGACTGCCCCCAGGATATCTACAATGTGATGCTGCAGTGTTGGGCGCAGAAACCAGACGACCGGCCTACCTTTGTAGCACTCCGAGAGTTTTTAGTAGAG ACTATGCCTACAGACATGCGGGCGCTGCAggattttgaggaaccggacaaACTGCTTATTCAGATGAACGATGTCATTACAATCATTGAAGGCAG GGCTGAAAATTACTGGTGGAGGGGCCAGAACAAGCGCACCCTGAAGGTGGGCCAGTTCCCCAGAAACACCGTGACATCCGTGGCAGGGCTGTCAGCCCAAGACATCAGCCGGCCCCTTAAGAACAGCTTCATCCACACAGGGCATGGGGACACGAACCCTCAGCGCTGCTGGGGGTTTCCAGAAAAGATCGATGA CCTGTACTTGGGTAATCCTATGGACCCACCTGATGTGCTGGGAATGGATACGAATGCTGCCAGACCAACTCAGCTTCCAGGAAGGGCAAAAA AGGAGCCCCCGCCACGCCCCCCTCAGCCAGCCATCCTAGTCAAGA AGCCCTGCTATGACCCTGTTACTGAGGAGGAGGATTTCACACCCACAGGCTTAAAGAAACTATCcctgaaaaaacaaggaccagCCAAGGGGCTCAAACTGGTCAAACCAGCTGCGCGGGTCACTGGCACAAAGATAATGGACCGGCAGTGTTTTGGGAGCAAGCCAGCATGGCCCCAAACCAACGAGGTGTCTCTGATTGACTTTGGAGAGGAGATTCCTCCAACCAACCCCTCACCAGTGGTGGAAATACAGATTCCGACACTGGCTAAATTAGCATTGGAGGCAGACTCTATACTtgacaaaaccccaccccagagtCCTACAAGGGTCCTTCCTCGACCTCTGCACCCTACACCTGTGGTTGACTGGGATTCCAAACCCCTGCCTCCCCCTCCTGCTTATGACGACGTAGCTCAGGATGAGGAGGACATAGAGGTCTCTTCCATAAACAGCTCTGAGCCTGTTCTGTTGGACGGGAAGTCCAAATATGGCACAGTGAATCTCCAAAAACTTAAGGAGAAGGGAGAGACCAGCTTTGGCTATGTCCAAGAGACTGATTCAGGGGGAAAGCCCAAATTGGAGGACAACCTCTTTCTGCCCTGCAAGCAGAGCAGACAGACCAACTTCTCAGTGTCTGCGGAGATCTTCGAGGAGCTCCAGCATGAGTGCATGAAGAGACTAAACGTTCCTGTGGTCTCACCTCAACCCTCCTCCCCCAGCCCCACAAACCTGGAGCTCCGCAAGCAAATCGTCTTGTCTTTCTCTGAAGAGAAGCCACAGATCCCGCCACGGATACCCATCCCACCTCGGCCCATCAAATGGAACGATTACGGCCGCTGGTCCGGGGATCTGTCTCCGTCTTCGGGAGGCGAGGAGGATAAACCCCCTCAGATCCCACCACGAGACCCTTTATCCCAGCCCAATTCCAGAACTCCAAGCCCCATGAGCCTCCACGTTGGCTCCCCCCAGCAAAGGTCAAGCCTCTGCTCGACAGTATCCTTTGGCTCCTACCTTTCCACCTCCCCAGGCAAACAAATGCCAACCACCCAGAGCTTTGCATCAGACCCCAAATATGCCACACCCAAAGTCATTCAAGCACAGGGAAAGGACTGCACTAAGGGGCCATGCATCTTGCCAATTGTCAAAGATGGTAAAAAAGTCAGCAACACGCACTATTACCTCCTCCCAGAGAGGCCACCCTACCTGGACAAGTACGAGAAGTTTTTTAAAGAGACCGAAAACCCGGAAGACGGTTCCGCCAAACGCAGCACTACCACAGCGACGGTACGACCCATGGTCCAGGTGTCCGACCTCAAGGCCAACTTCTCCTCCAACAACAGCAACCTGGGGGCCAAAACCACAATAAAGACGACATACAGCCTGCAAAAGATCACCTTTGACGGGTCTGTTGGGAAGGCAGAGGGAGCCAGGTCTACTGACAAAATCAGATTG